From Chloroflexota bacterium, one genomic window encodes:
- a CDS encoding ester cyclase: MSVEQNKALLRRGLLDMWSTGDLSILEELIAPDYVMHDVAGDFRGIEAYKQFLNLYRGALQDLRFTIDDQVGEGDLLATRWTSSGTHQGELMGIPPTGKLIAGMGIVFSHIVNGKAVEEWGYWDAFGLLQQLGAAPARGRTDFSWGEPSKVTGDPGDPESNKAIVTRYVEEAWNQQRLDVLDEIMHADVVTHEPITGQTLPGREGRKQAIRIYVVAFPDLHSSPNHLIAEGDKVALHWTATATHQGELMGTPPTGKKVKWSGVAIFRIADGQIVETWWSWDTLGLLQQIGAIPAAGQGGSNPEA, encoded by the coding sequence ATGTCTGTAGAGCAGAACAAGGCACTCTTGCGCCGGGGATTGTTGGATATGTGGAGCACAGGCGACTTGAGCATCCTGGAGGAGCTCATCGCTCCTGACTACGTCATGCACGACGTGGCGGGCGACTTCCGTGGCATCGAGGCGTACAAGCAATTCCTCAACCTGTACCGCGGCGCCCTCCAGGATCTTCGCTTCACCATTGACGATCAGGTTGGCGAAGGCGACCTGCTGGCGACCCGCTGGACGTCCTCTGGGACACATCAGGGTGAACTCATGGGGATCCCGCCCACAGGGAAGCTCATCGCCGGGATGGGGATCGTCTTCTCGCACATTGTGAACGGGAAGGCTGTAGAAGAATGGGGGTACTGGGACGCCTTCGGTTTGCTCCAGCAATTGGGAGCGGCGCCGGCCAGGGGCCGCACTGATTTCTCCTGGGGCGAGCCATCGAAGGTCACAGGCGATCCCGGTGATCCGGAAAGCAACAAAGCCATCGTCACACGTTATGTAGAGGAGGCCTGGAACCAGCAGAGGCTGGATGTGCTGGACGAGATCATGCACGCTGACGTGGTTACCCATGAGCCGATCACGGGGCAAACCCTTCCGGGACGCGAAGGCCGCAAGCAGGCGATCAGGATCTATGTAGTGGCCTTCCCAGACCTTCATTCCTCGCCCAATCACCTGATTGCCGAAGGGGATAAGGTTGCGCTTCACTGGACGGCGACGGCGACGCACCAGGGTGAGCTGATGGGCACCCCGCCAACGGGGAAAAAGGTGAAGTGGTCTGGGGTCGCCATCTTCCGCATAGCTGATGGCCAAATCGTAGAAACGTGGTGGTCGTGGGATACGCTGGGGCTGCTGCAACAGATTGGCGCCATTCCCGCTGCAGGACAAGGCGGCAGTAACCCTGAGGCTTGA